A stretch of Methanobrevibacter sp. YE315 DNA encodes these proteins:
- a CDS encoding Ig-like domain repeat protein, with product MKFNKIYLIVIALLILLISLNSISAADLDDNNVTQAADNDLIDDIGSVDSNQYLKSNIDESTLNDSNNEIIVNDWNDLQYYCSLNDKDYTLKLKENTNYYPDSISDSSYQILIKNNVKIIGNTGAYIGDTSPNAGNITYTAMKVEDDNGIGITLENIEFKWIGTGYQPDGVFLQMGGNSANLIKNCYFHNISTNLGHSSIVYLKKGTAVLENCTFINCTTDFGCVSIYYPKDDPTGTCTSASMQVNDCYFEGNYAKTEPGCINNCGVLVVNNSTFYKNSAFWWAGAIHTHGGANTTIYDSDFIDNLAGWNGGALYTYSYLQIYNTRFIGNNCTTNNGGGAIGACKYLHAPYIRIEECLFENNENLCWGLDELSTSGTGRGGAISLMDEGGLEVYNSVFIKNSASIGTAICAINGGLSYGSPDVKIIGNQFINHTRVGDVLDVRVATGSTAEIRDNYYYNNSLVYQKLKLTADDPVNGIVTFHLDAALKNPTSFDADILDKSTYDVYVNGVYNTTVSSRDFELNLGKGNTARVYVMPSISNSKSNEVSAGIAKTFIFVSQKNGNDANNGLTRSKAVKTLSKAIELATATENIVLIDGTFGEANLVINYNLTIVAENNAAITVTGNAFKITNGDVKFENVTFKNSKYGSSSKNRLINQSSSGFLIFDGCTFENNQYKAHIEADGIVEGENLIFNNNKEGSFIIANSISIKSSIFTNNIATYTLYGSILKYKTQTTKFEVENLIFINNTVYNGCIDVKKNKANIIDCTFIGNKQTNRASGIYTEDSCSVAIQSCKFINNTDTGKYASVIYISSGSLLVRDSIFLNNSYENDNHVIINGGDSHLKKLTANNNWWGNTPDNLTKPALKVYPKSNQLPNGWDPAKTWLILNVSSLSNEAELNKAVPVQFSFTQIDNEGNITNYDGVNLPSFDLDLTAVNGVCSDNKVTVENGMALVYYTLNSRDGGSLTGSFNGKSATINFTFAKSTPEMSIDAQDITVGSNARIVVNVNSGVTGQIRLKVGNVTQTKAISNSKAIFAISGLAAGNYTIEANYTGDDNYKSTLKTANMTVNKIDSTIEISAGDIVLNNDVTFTFTVPNDATGTIDVYVNDVKKATIDVNDNYVISKIKRGDYVIKAVYNGDAKYLPSEDEFSFEVGKLTPALTITVSDITYGEDTVVNVRSNTATTGNVTVTIDGITATGELASGRTTVTIPGVSAGNNKLVEVYYPGDNNYKNASGNTTYNVAKANLDFTIDVNNIKVGRDAIAEIRLPARSGGTLTIIGIRSETKNVPSSGLVTLTYSDLAVGTYTIKAKYTGNNYVTTTRSATFEVSDWNAPQWANEGGDLSHTGKSPYETTTNGKIKWSASVDEISGNLAIDSEGNVYVTTVDGIYSFKSNGQGRWNYISDDAGANFSGIAISRDVIISPKSEDTLYFINQTTGQRYGHANLYQGSSLFAPIVDADGNIYISGEEQGGSYLVIIPYNIWENGGNPILIPLGSTPSAAPTLISDDLVAVPCYDSIKIVDVSSRTVQSSKSGTINGGNSVVGDGNVIFTFLSNSIVALNDDGSQLWSTRVTGGVGSQLFLDTEIGLYSVNAKGVLYRYDILDGSETKFTDLTVTSGLLIGEDNKVYFASGNVFYALDSEGDILWKANLNNNIVGTPVMDSQGTIYVNSLDKVYALTNANLKNPSLSINVNDIHVGDDEVITVSLNENATGAVNIVVNGETYSVDVNDGVATQRISNLPADDYTVNVIYPGDMRYTTAVKNAEFSVSKYNPYMNVTNSNINYGQKATFNAVLPSDATGTVTVDVGGKRGTASVSNGRATVSISGLKRGNYNATISYSGNLKYDADSKVNALSVGMNLTTFTVNIADINVGDDAVFNIASLPSDASGNIYVNLENNIYSSSVVNGKAIIVVSGLSSGSKTATVSYSDDDNYMANSKTVKFNVNKIKTTMTIPLQNINVGDTAVFNITFSKNDATGTVELTINNETYSSNVVKGRTTISVPDLAAGRKSAVFSYSGDEKYLPISYTKIFTVNKITPKLTVNFNDEVCVGDSVDFNVVANSDATGTVTVTCDGKTATADLVKGKATVRIASFTYGDKTVVVSYSGDGKYNSKEISSNFNVIKASPRITVSADNILYEENATISVSMANDAISNVKITVDSAVYTVKISSGKATFVVPGLKSGSHSVTATYGGDSKYVSESASTTFKVNKHTLNIKVTANDILYGENEVITVNVPSDVPGNINFAIDGSSQKSKITSGKAVLSVAGLKSGTHSVVVSYAGNVKYNAGSASTSFIVSKHDLNINVKAQDIMYGENEVITVNVPSDVPGNINFAIDGSSQKSKITSGKAVLSVAGLKSGTHSVVVSYAGNVKYNAASASTSFIVSKHDLNINVKAQDIMYGENEVITVNVPSDVPGNINFAIDGSSQKSKITSGKAVLSVAGLKSGTHSVVVSYAGNVKYNAASASTSFIVSKHDLDMTVSVPDVKYGENVVITVNVPSDVPGNIKFVIGGSIYRSKIVSGEAVSILTGLSEGTYEVTVSYAGNVKYNPASISTTFNVGRNSLNITPIVSDIYYGENATISVNLPSDVPGNVRFIVDGTTYIAKLASGKASVSIPNLKSGLHNVTAKYAGNVKYAPSIATTTFNVNKLSPGLSVTAGNIKYGKDALISVSIAKDAPGNVRIYVDGVEHREKINSGKVSLSISGLQKGTHKVVVTYAGNIKYTNATTTTSFKVS from the coding sequence ATGAAATTTAATAAAATATATTTGATAGTAATAGCACTATTGATATTGTTAATTTCATTAAATTCTATTTCAGCTGCTGATTTAGATGATAATAATGTTACTCAAGCTGCTGATAATGATTTAATTGATGATATTGGTAGTGTTGATTCAAATCAATATTTAAAATCAAATATTGATGAATCTACGTTAAATGACAGTAATAATGAAATAATTGTAAATGATTGGAACGATTTACAGTATTACTGTTCCTTGAATGATAAGGATTACACATTGAAGTTGAAAGAAAATACAAATTATTATCCTGATAGTATAAGTGATTCCAGTTATCAGATTTTAATAAAGAATAATGTAAAAATCATAGGTAATACTGGTGCATATATTGGAGATACTTCTCCTAATGCTGGCAATATTACATACACTGCAATGAAAGTGGAAGATGATAATGGCATCGGCATTACTTTAGAAAATATTGAATTCAAATGGATTGGTACAGGTTATCAGCCGGATGGAGTATTTTTACAGATGGGTGGTAATTCAGCAAATTTAATTAAAAATTGTTATTTCCATAATATTTCCACTAATCTAGGTCATTCTAGTATCGTTTATCTTAAGAAAGGTACTGCAGTTTTAGAAAACTGTACTTTTATTAATTGTACTACTGATTTTGGTTGCGTAAGTATATATTACCCTAAGGATGATCCGACCGGCACATGTACTAGTGCTTCTATGCAGGTTAACGACTGTTACTTTGAAGGTAACTATGCTAAAACCGAACCTGGTTGTATTAATAACTGTGGGGTACTAGTTGTTAATAATAGTACTTTCTATAAAAATAGTGCTTTCTGGTGGGCTGGTGCAATACATACTCATGGTGGTGCTAACACTACCATATATGATTCCGACTTTATAGATAATCTAGCAGGTTGGAATGGTGGTGCATTATATACCTATAGTTACTTACAGATTTACAACACTAGGTTTATAGGTAACAACTGTACTACTAATAATGGTGGTGGTGCTATTGGTGCTTGTAAATATCTCCATGCTCCATACATACGTATTGAAGAATGTCTATTTGAAAACAATGAAAACCTCTGTTGGGGATTGGACGAATTGTCAACTAGTGGTACCGGTCGTGGAGGAGCAATATCCCTTATGGATGAAGGGGGTCTTGAAGTATATAATTCTGTATTTATAAAAAACAGTGCTTCTATCGGTACTGCAATCTGTGCTATTAACGGTGGTCTCAGCTACGGTTCTCCAGATGTAAAAATTATAGGAAATCAATTCATCAACCATACTCGTGTTGGAGACGTATTGGACGTTAGGGTAGCAACAGGATCCACCGCAGAAATCAGGGATAACTATTATTATAACAATTCATTGGTATATCAAAAGCTCAAACTTACCGCTGATGATCCAGTCAATGGAATAGTAACTTTCCATTTGGATGCTGCATTGAAAAATCCTACATCCTTTGATGCGGACATTTTAGATAAATCTACATATGATGTTTATGTAAATGGAGTGTATAATACAACTGTTTCCAGTAGGGATTTTGAATTAAATCTTGGAAAAGGCAATACTGCTCGAGTTTATGTAATGCCATCTATATCAAACAGTAAAAGTAACGAGGTTTCTGCAGGTATTGCAAAAACATTCATTTTTGTATCACAAAAAAATGGTAATGATGCAAATAATGGGTTGACTAGAAGCAAAGCAGTTAAGACATTATCTAAAGCAATCGAACTTGCAACCGCAACCGAAAATATTGTTCTCATAGATGGAACATTTGGCGAAGCCAATTTAGTAATCAACTACAATTTGACAATTGTTGCTGAAAACAATGCAGCCATAACTGTCACAGGAAATGCATTCAAAATCACTAACGGTGATGTCAAGTTTGAAAATGTTACCTTTAAAAATTCCAAATACGGATCAAGTTCTAAAAATAGACTTATCAATCAGTCAAGTTCAGGATTTTTAATATTTGATGGATGTACATTTGAAAATAATCAATATAAGGCACACATTGAAGCTGATGGTATTGTAGAAGGTGAAAATCTAATATTCAATAATAATAAGGAAGGTTCATTCATTATAGCCAATTCAATTTCCATTAAGTCTTCAATTTTCACCAATAATATAGCAACATATACTTTATATGGCAGTATATTGAAGTATAAGACTCAAACAACAAAGTTTGAGGTTGAAAACTTAATTTTCATTAACAACACTGTTTATAATGGTTGTATAGATGTTAAGAAGAATAAGGCAAATATTATAGACTGTACATTCATTGGAAATAAACAGACAAATAGGGCTTCAGGAATATATACGGAAGATAGTTGTAGTGTAGCCATTCAATCTTGTAAATTCATTAACAATACAGATACGGGCAAATATGCCTCAGTTATTTATATTAGTTCAGGTTCATTGTTGGTCAGAGATTCAATCTTCTTAAATAATTCATATGAAAACGATAATCATGTAATCATTAATGGTGGTGATTCCCATCTTAAAAAATTGACTGCCAATAATAATTGGTGGGGAAACACTCCTGATAACTTGACCAAACCTGCTTTAAAGGTATATCCTAAGTCAAATCAATTGCCGAATGGTTGGGATCCTGCAAAAACATGGCTGATATTAAATGTATCATCTTTAAGCAATGAAGCTGAACTTAATAAAGCCGTCCCAGTCCAGTTCTCATTCACTCAAATAGATAATGAAGGAAATATAACAAATTATGATGGTGTAAATTTACCAAGCTTTGATTTGGATTTAACTGCAGTAAATGGAGTCTGTTCTGATAACAAAGTCACAGTTGAAAATGGAATGGCTCTTGTTTATTATACCTTAAATAGCAGAGATGGTGGCTCTCTTACAGGGTCTTTCAATGGAAAAAGCGCTACAATCAACTTTACATTTGCCAAATCCACACCTGAAATGTCAATCGATGCACAAGACATTACCGTGGGAAGCAACGCAAGGATTGTCGTAAATGTCAACTCTGGAGTTACAGGTCAAATTAGGCTTAAGGTAGGAAATGTTACCCAAACAAAAGCAATTTCAAACTCAAAAGCGATATTTGCAATTTCAGGTCTTGCAGCAGGCAATTATACTATAGAAGCTAATTACACAGGTGATGATAATTACAAATCCACTTTAAAAACAGCTAATATGACTGTAAATAAAATTGATTCAACAATTGAAATATCTGCAGGAGATATTGTCTTAAATAATGATGTCACATTTACATTCACTGTGCCTAACGATGCAACAGGAACTATTGATGTTTATGTCAATGATGTAAAGAAAGCCACAATCGATGTCAATGACAATTATGTAATCAGCAAAATAAAAAGAGGCGATTATGTAATTAAAGCTGTTTATAATGGTGATGCGAAATACCTGCCTAGCGAAGACGAATTCTCATTTGAAGTTGGTAAACTGACACCTGCCTTAACAATTACAGTTTCAGACATTACCTATGGTGAGGACACTGTCGTTAATGTAAGGTCAAACACAGCAACCACAGGTAATGTGACAGTAACAATTGATGGAATAACTGCAACAGGTGAATTGGCTAGTGGAAGAACAACAGTTACAATCCCTGGAGTAAGTGCAGGCAATAACAAACTCGTAGAAGTATATTACCCAGGAGATAACAATTATAAAAACGCTTCAGGCAACACAACATATAATGTTGCTAAAGCAAACCTTGACTTTACAATTGATGTTAATAATATCAAAGTAGGAAGAGATGCAATAGCTGAAATCAGGCTTCCTGCAAGAAGTGGAGGAACATTAACAATCATAGGCATCAGGTCTGAAACCAAAAATGTTCCATCTTCAGGATTGGTCACATTAACATACTCTGATTTAGCTGTTGGAACTTATACAATTAAAGCAAAATACACAGGAAACAATTATGTAACAACCACAAGGTCAGCTACATTCGAGGTATCCGATTGGAATGCTCCTCAATGGGCAAATGAAGGTGGAGATTTAAGTCATACAGGTAAATCACCTTATGAAACTACAACAAACGGTAAAATCAAATGGTCTGCATCAGTTGATGAAATCAGTGGAAATCTGGCAATTGACAGTGAAGGAAATGTTTATGTTACAACAGTTGACGGAATATACTCCTTTAAGAGCAACGGACAGGGCAGATGGAATTACATATCAGATGACGCCGGTGCGAACTTTTCAGGAATAGCCATCAGTCGTGATGTAATCATTTCACCAAAATCCGAAGATACACTATATTTCATCAATCAAACTACCGGTCAAAGATACGGTCATGCAAATCTCTATCAAGGATCAAGCCTGTTTGCACCGATTGTTGATGCAGATGGAAACATCTACATCTCTGGTGAGGAACAAGGTGGATCCTACTTGGTAATTATTCCATATAATATATGGGAAAACGGTGGAAATCCAATATTAATTCCGTTAGGTTCAACTCCATCAGCAGCACCTACATTAATCAGTGATGATTTGGTTGCTGTTCCATGTTATGATTCAATCAAGATAGTTGATGTTTCATCAAGAACTGTTCAATCTTCAAAATCCGGAACAATAAACGGTGGAAATTCAGTAGTAGGTGATGGAAATGTCATATTTACATTCTTGTCCAATTCCATTGTTGCATTGAATGATGATGGCAGTCAGTTATGGTCCACTAGGGTTACTGGAGGTGTCGGCAGTCAATTGTTCTTGGACACGGAAATCGGTTTATATTCTGTTAATGCAAAAGGCGTATTATATCGTTATGACATTTTGGACGGCAGTGAAACTAAATTCACGGATTTAACCGTTACTTCAGGATTATTAATAGGAGAAGACAATAAGGTCTACTTTGCTTCAGGCAATGTATTCTACGCATTGGATAGTGAAGGAGACATCTTATGGAAAGCTAATTTGAATAATAATATTGTTGGAACTCCTGTTATGGATAGCCAAGGTACAATCTATGTCAATAGCCTAGATAAAGTTTATGCATTAACAAATGCAAATCTGAAAAATCCTTCATTAAGCATTAACGTTAATGATATCCATGTGGGTGATGATGAAGTCATTACTGTTTCATTGAATGAAAATGCTACCGGAGCCGTCAACATTGTTGTCAATGGCGAAACCTATTCAGTTGATGTCAATGATGGCGTTGCAACTCAAAGAATTTCCAATCTGCCTGCTGATGATTATACTGTCAACGTAATCTATCCGGGCGATATGAGATATACAACAGCAGTCAAAAATGCCGAGTTCAGCGTTTCCAAATACAATCCATACATGAATGTGACTAATTCAAACATTAACTATGGTCAAAAAGCTACATTTAATGCGGTTTTACCTTCTGATGCTACAGGTACTGTAACCGTTGATGTCGGCGGTAAAAGGGGCACAGCTAGTGTAAGTAATGGTAGGGCCACTGTCAGCATTTCTGGTTTAAAACGTGGAAATTACAATGCAACCATCAGTTACTCAGGAAACTTGAAATATGATGCTGATAGTAAAGTTAACGCCCTTTCTGTCGGTATGAATCTGACTACTTTCACAGTCAATATCGCCGATATTAATGTTGGTGATGATGCTGTCTTTAACATTGCCAGTCTGCCTAGCGATGCTTCAGGTAACATTTACGTTAATTTGGAAAACAACATTTATTCTTCAAGTGTGGTTAACGGCAAGGCAATTATTGTGGTTTCAGGATTATCAAGCGGCAGCAAAACCGCAACTGTCAGCTATTCAGATGATGATAACTATATGGCAAATTCAAAAACCGTTAAATTCAATGTAAACAAAATTAAAACAACAATGACCATTCCTCTGCAGAACATTAATGTAGGGGATACTGCTGTATTCAATATCACATTTTCAAAAAATGATGCTACAGGCACTGTAGAACTTACTATAAATAATGAAACCTACTCCTCTAATGTGGTTAAAGGCAGAACAACAATTTCCGTTCCTGATTTAGCTGCAGGCAGAAAATCTGCAGTATTTTCCTATTCAGGTGATGAAAAATACCTGCCGATTTCATATACAAAAATCTTTACCGTAAACAAAATCACTCCTAAATTAACTGTCAATTTCAATGATGAAGTTTGTGTTGGAGACTCAGTGGACTTTAATGTAGTGGCCAATTCAGATGCAACAGGAACAGTCACTGTCACATGTGATGGCAAAACTGCAACTGCAGATCTTGTTAAGGGTAAGGCAACTGTCAGGATCGCCAGTTTCACTTATGGCGATAAAACTGTAGTGGTTTCATATTCTGGAGATGGTAAGTATAATTCCAAGGAGATTTCATCTAACTTCAATGTAATTAAAGCATCTCCAAGGATTACAGTTTCAGCAGACAATATCCTATATGAAGAAAACGCCACAATTTCGGTCAGTATGGCCAATGACGCTATCAGTAACGTTAAAATTACTGTAGATAGTGCTGTTTACACTGTTAAAATCAGTTCAGGCAAAGCCACTTTTGTTGTTCCAGGCTTAAAGTCCGGTAGTCATAGTGTAACCGCAACTTATGGAGGGGATTCCAAATATGTTTCAGAATCAGCTTCCACTACTTTCAAAGTGAATAAGCATACTTTGAACATAAAGGTCACTGCCAATGACATATTATATGGTGAAAATGAGGTTATTACTGTTAATGTGCCTAGTGATGTTCCGGGTAACATCAATTTTGCTATTGATGGCAGTTCCCAAAAGTCTAAAATTACTTCTGGTAAGGCTGTTTTGAGTGTTGCCGGTTTGAAATCTGGTACTCATAGTGTTGTTGTAAGCTATGCGGGTAATGTCAAGTATAATGCGGGTTCTGCATCTACTAGCTTTATTGTATCAAAACATGATTTGAATATTAATGTAAAAGCGCAGGATATCATGTATGGTGAGAATGAGGTTATTACTGTTAATGTGCCTAGTGATGTTCCGGGTAACATCAATTTTGCTATTGATGGCAGTTCCCAAAAGTCTAAAATTACTTCTGGTAAGGCTGTTTTGAGTGTTGCCGGTTTGAAATCTGGTACTCATAGTGTTGTTGTAAGCTATGCGGGTAATGTCAAGTATAATGCGGCTTCCGCTTCTACTAGCTTTATTGTATCAAAACATGATTTGAATATTAATGTAAAAGCGCAGGATATCATGTATGGTGAGAATGAGGTTATTACTGTTAATGTGCCTAGTGATGTTCCGGGTAACATCAATTTTGCTATTGATGGCAGTTCCCAAAAGTCTAAAATTACTTCTGGTAAGGCTGTTTTGAGTGTTGCCGGTTTGAAATCTGGTACTCATAGTGTTGTTGTAAGCTATGCGGGTAATGTCAAGTATAATGCGGCTTCTGCATCTACTAGCTTTATTGTATCAAAACATGATTTGGATATGACTGTTAGTGTTCCTGATGTCAAATATGGTGAAAATGTAGTCATCACAGTTAATGTGCCTAGTGATGTTCCTGGTAACATCAAGTTTGTGATTGGTGGATCCATTTACCGTTCCAAAATCGTTTCAGGTGAGGCCGTTTCAATTTTGACTGGCTTAAGCGAAGGTACCTATGAGGTTACCGTGAGCTATGCGGGTAATGTCAAGTATAATCCAGCTTCCATATCCACTACATTTAATGTAGGTAGAAATTCATTGAATATTACTCCGATAGTCAGTGATATCTATTATGGTGAGAATGCTACAATTTCAGTAAATCTGCCTAGTGATGTTCCTGGAAACGTCAGGTTCATCGTTGATGGAACAACTTACATTGCAAAACTTGCTTCAGGAAAGGCCAGCGTTTCAATTCCAAATCTGAAATCAGGCCTTCACAACGTTACTGCAAAATATGCTGGAAATGTCAAGTATGCTCCGTCAATAGCCACAACAACTTTCAATGTCAACAAGCTCTCACCTGGATTGTCAGTTACTGCTGGAAATATTAAATACGGAAAAGATGCTTTGATTTCCGTTAGTATAGCTAAGGATGCTCCGGGTAATGTAAGAATCTATGTTGACGGTGTTGAGCATCGTGAAAAAATCAATTCTGGTAAGGTATCTCTTAGCATTTCCGGTTTACAAAAAGGCACTCACAAGGTGGTTGTAACATATGCGGGCAACATTAAATATACTAATGCCACAACAACCACTAGCTTTAAGGTAAGTTAA